A single genomic interval of Methanobacterium sp. harbors:
- a CDS encoding HypC/HybG/HupF family hydrogenase formation chaperone yields MCIAAPAQIIEINDNIAVVDFGGVRQSAKLDLVEEVEVGRYVLVHSGYAIEVLSDKEAKESLEAWEELLKALDEEDNQ; encoded by the coding sequence ATGTGTATCGCAGCACCAGCTCAAATAATAGAAATTAACGATAATATAGCAGTTGTTGACTTTGGAGGAGTGAGACAAAGCGCTAAACTGGATTTGGTTGAAGAAGTGGAAGTGGGTAGATATGTACTGGTTCATTCTGGATATGCTATCGAAGTTTTAAGTGACAAGGAAGCTAAAGAGTCCTTAGAAGCATGGGAAGAACTGCTTAAAGCATTGGATGAAGAAGATAATCAGTAA